A stretch of Odocoileus virginianus isolate 20LAN1187 ecotype Illinois unplaced genomic scaffold, Ovbor_1.2 Unplaced_Scaffold_2, whole genome shotgun sequence DNA encodes these proteins:
- the LOC110142006 gene encoding testis-expressed protein 13D-like: protein MAVNFGDHTSGFRHNDVISFINSEVLMNGGDHDFYRAFCSGPWSEVEDRLQVVLANPQVPHAIKRACAWNALALSVRVGMRQQERQERQIRWLQEQVEEQEKTYWALAFKLQRLREEREEMVSQLRFTWASLQQVLKECDVLRGRLLQVPPLAQEMGPGPRAKQFGAVAWPMSTEQQVAMGVPGRPYFEAAAYRLRQMPAPEAAVYVPGPPSSWSQAMKPPMPMPMLYPFPYHAPFPMGSQSLPPVPPAEAEAAAVPFQMPSPGVCLPGPLVAVGFQEKIAPLGNKKSYSQGGPEILQGTVPLAGIRSLNQEEGQERSQEMVPLGTSGSHSQEEVPRRPQGTVPLGDSRNQNQERDLERFQRILPLEYNRSHKQEDPERPQGTDHLGVSRSQSQEGGPERPQATAQGHSWSHDGRENPEKQQPQEQKTEKPKGKEASESYHKEKSASGCSSVNWKCPWCKVMNFSWCESCYKYWKVWRAVGSGGPDSGQTHQFQEGAEFYMVDTD from the exons ATGGCGGTGAACTTTGGGGACCACACCAGTGGCTTTCGTCACAACGATGTAATCAGTTTCATCAACAGCGAGGTCCTCATGAACGGAGGCGACCATGATTTCTATAGGGCCTTCTGCTCGGGACCCTGGAGTGAGGTAGAGGATCGGCTGCAAGTTGTCTTAGCTAACCCACAGGTGCCACACGCCATCAAGAGGGCCTGTGCCTGGAACGCGCTGGCCTTGAGCGTGCGTGTTGGCATGAGGCAGCAGGAGCGGCAGGAGCGTCAGATCCGGTGGTTGCAGGAGCAGGTGGAGGAGCAAGAGAAGACTTACTGGGCCCTGGCCTTCAAGCTGCAGCGCCTCCGTGAGGAGCGGGAGGAGATGGTGTCACAGTTGCGCTTCACATGGGCCTCACTGCAGCAGGTGCTGAAGGAATGTGATGTGCTTCGTGGGCGGCTGCTCCAGGTCCCCCCATTGGCCCAAGAGATGGGGCCTGGGCCTCGAGCCAAGCAATTTGGGGCAGTAGCATGGCCCATGAGCACGGAGCAGCAGGTGGCCATGGGGGTGCCTGGCAGGCCTTATTTTGAGGCAGCTGCTTATAGGTTGAGGCAGATGCCTGCCCCAGAAGCTGCTGTTTATGTGCCGGGACCACCGAGTTCCTGGTCCCAGGCCATGAAACCCCCTATGCCAATGCCGATGCTGTATCCATTTCCATACCATGCACCATTCCCCATGGGATCACAATCCTTGCCACCTGTACCACCAGCAGAAGCAGAAGCTGCAGCAGTCCCATTTCAGATGCCTTCTCCGGGAGTCTGTCTACCTGGCCCATTGGTTGCAGTGGGCTTTCAAGAGAAGATAGCCCCCCTGGGCAACAAGAAGAGCTACAGCCAGGGAGGTCCTGAGATCCTGCAGGGTACAGTCCCCTTAGCGGGTATCAGAAGTCTTAACCAGGAAGAAGGTCAGGAGAGGTCACAGGAGATGGTCCCTCTGGGGACCAGTGGGAGCCACAGCCAGGAAGAAGTTCCCAGAAGACCCCAGGGGACTGTTCCCCTGGGGGACAGCAGAAACCAGAATCAGGAGAGAGATCTAGAGAGATTCCAGAGGATTCTCCCCCTGGAGTACAATAGAAGTCACAAGCAAGAAGATCCAGAGAGACCCCAGGGGACTGACCACCTGGGAGTCAGCAGAAGCCAGAGCCAGGAAGGAGGTCCAGAGAGGCCTCAGGCTACTGCCCAGGGGCACAGCTGGAGCCATGATGGGAGAGAAAACCCAGAGAAACAACAGCCTCAGGAGCAGAAGACCGAGAAACCAAAAGGGAAAGAAGCCTCAGAATCATACCACAAGGAGAAGTCTGCTTCAGGTTGCAGTTCAGTGAATTGGAAGTGCCCATGGTGTAAAGTGATGAATTTTTCGTGGTGCGAGTCCTGCTATAAATACTGGAAAGTCTGGAGGGCAGTTGGGAGTGGAGGCCCAGACTCAGGACAAACTCACCAATTTCAGGAAG GTGCTGAATTCTACATGGTTGATACTGATTGA